GTACCTGCCTTCTTTTGATGTGAGGTCACGAAATCTTAAGGCGTTCTGGCATCGCATTTGGGGCAAATAAATTCGTATTTTTACTCGTTGATTACTGAACCCGAATATTTCTATCCAAATACTTTTACTTTATTGATATGAAGCGTTCACTTGTTATTACAGTATTTATAGCATCTTTTCTTGGAGTATTTCTCTATTTCGCATTTTCACAGATTACACCCGAAGAGATTGAAAATGCACCCGACTGGCTCACCATTGAAGAAGCGATGGAAAAAGCGCAGGATGATGGCCGCCTAATCGTTATTGATATTTTTGAGGTGGGATGCCAGTTTTGCCGCGCCATGAACCGGGATGTTTACCCCGCACCATCTACACGCGCTGTGATCGACCGTGATTTTCATCCTGTTAAAATCAACGGAAATTCCGATGATATGATCACATTCATGGGTGAAGAAATGACCGAAAGTCAGTTTGCAAACAGCCTTGGCCTCACCGCATTCCCGTTTACCGTGATTCTGGATGCCGAGGGTAATGTAATCGACCGGCGAAGAGGGTACCTGGGGGTAAGTGAAATTACGCGCTTCATGAGAAATGCACGCGAAAAAGTAGCGGAAGGGTAGGATTGACAAATATTGAATATCGAATATTGAACGCCAAACGCTGAATAATGAAGTGAAGGGTTCGAAATTTTAATCATTCCTGCAGTTCATACAGACCGATACCTGATGTGATCTTTGGGTGAATAAGCCATTCTCCCTTATTTTTGAAATTGTTGTTTTCACCCAAAAATCAATCCCGCAACTATCAAATCTCTGCTATCACCTATTCCGCGTGTCCTGATTTTTCTTCTGTTTCCGGTTTTTGTATCGGGACAAAGCCTCACTCCGAATTTTTCCCATGAGCCCGGCTTTTACAGTTCAGAGATTATACTTCACATCGAAGCAGATCATCCGGATGCTATGATTTACTATACAACAGACGGGTCTGTACCGACTCTTCTCTCCCAGCCATACAACGAGCCGCTGCTTCTGGGACAGAGAGACGGGGATCCGAATGTTATTTCGGTAATACCTACCAATAATTTAGCCAGTGGTCATCACTACCGTGAAAACTGGCAATCTCCTGATGGCGAGGTTTTTAAAATTCATGCGCTTCGGGCAAAGGCTTTTTTACCAAATGGTGATTCAGGTTCTGTGAGTACTGCATCATACATCATAGATCCGGATGGATTGGATCGCTTTTCTATGCCGGTTTTCTCAATCATTACCGATCCGGATCATTTATTTAGTGAAAACGAAGGAATTTATGTGCCCGGTAATACCGGTGGAAATTATTATGAACGCGGACGGGACTGGGAGCGTGAAATTCACCTGGAGTTTTTTGAGAATGATGGAAGCCGGGTAATAGCACAGGAAGCGGGTGTTCGTATTCATGGCGGGTCAAGCCGAAACCGCCCTCGAAAATCCCTGCGGTTCTATGCCCGGTCGGATTACGGAACGAGTTGGTTCAACCATCAACTTTTGCCCGATAAACCTGTAATGCGATATAAAAGATTTCTGCTGCGTAATTCAGGGAATGACTGGAGTGAGTCCCTGTTTCGCGACGCCTACCTGCAGAGGCTCATCCAGGGAAATACAGACGTTGACCTTCAGCACTCGCGCCCTGCAATTCTGTTTATTAACGGTGAATACTGGGGAATCCACAATATTCGCGACCGCTATGATAGCCGTTATTTACAAGCAAATTACGGCCTTGATAATGACCGGGTGATTATAATGGAGAACGATTCAGAATTTGATGATGGAAACGAGGATGGGATTGAAAGCTATCATGAGCTCTATAATTATGTTACGGACAACTCAATGTCTGTGGATGCAAATTTTGAACATGCCTCCCTCCTGATGGATATGGAGAATTTCATCGATTACCAAATTTTGCAGATCTATGTAAGAAATACAGACTGGCCCGGTAATAATGTGCGGTTCTGGCGATATCTTGATGGTACCCCTGACAACAATCAATCTCCAGCAGAAGATGGGCGGTGGCGGTGGATGATTTTTGATCTCGATTTCGGGTTCGGTCTCGATTTCGATTATGTCGAAGACCGTGGCGCTTTGTATGGCGGAAATGATCCGCAACACAATACTCTTGATTTTGCTCTTGAATCCAGCAGGCTGGCATGGCCAAACCCGGGTTGGAGTACAGCATTATTTCGAAATCTCATGGAGAATGATGAATTTAAAAATAAATTCATCACCCGTTTTACAGATCTGCTGAACAGCTCTTTAAAATCTGAACGGGCTGAGTCTCTTCTCAATACCATGAAATCAACATACCTGGTTGAAATCGATGAGCATATAAGTCGCTGGCGGGAACCGACCAGAGATCACTGGGAAAATGATATTGAAACCATGCGTAACTTCGCAAAAGAACGCGAAAATGCCGTCCGGTCCATTCTGGATGACAAATTTTCTCTGGGTGAATCAAATCAGATCACTCTTTCCGTCAATCATCCGGGAATGGGAACCGTTAAGGTAAATTCACTTCGGATTGAACACGACCTTCACGGCACAACGGATGAGCTTTTTCCCTGGAGCGGCAGCTATTTCAGCAATCAATTGATCCGGCTGATCGCTATTCCGGAGGCGGGTTATTCGTTTTATGGCTGGCAGGGTGATCTCAGCTCAGCTGCAGATACCGTTGAGATAATCCTGTCATCGGCGATGGAACTTACCGCACATTTTACTGAAGGCGAACCGTTTGATGGGGATGAAATGAACCCATCGCCATACCGAATCACCAACCAGGCGTACATTTTTGATCACTGGAGTGAAGATGAACCGGAAGGAAGTTTTCCGCCACACATGGTTTTCCAGCAAAGTTCAGTTGACGATCCCGGTCTGGATGAAGAGATGACAGCGCCCTATTTCATCCCTTTCGCTGATGAAAACGACAACGACTATCATGCAGATGATCAGGATAAATTCGGGTTCCCCTACAAACTTACCGGCCGCACGCGGATTAATGGCCTGGGGAATGATGGCATTTCGATGATCAACACAGGCAGGGGGCGTGATCTTGGCGCCATTGTGCTCGCATTAGATACACGTGAGATTGAAAATTCATCCTCCATCATACATCAAATCGAATGGGAAGCGCAGACACTCGAAGCCAACAGCCGGGTATATCACGTGCGTCCTCAGTACAGAATTGGACTGAGCGGTGAATGGACAAACTTTTACGAAAACGGAGAACCTGTAGAGTACGAAAGAAATGAAAACACTTCCGAAACAAGCTATTTCCAGCATAATTTCCCGAATGAAATAACGGGCCAGCCTTATGTTCAGGTTCGCTGGAAATATTACTACACAGGTACTCGGTTGTCAGAAGAATCCGGACAACGCGACAAAATACGCCTCAATAATATCTCCACCATGGCTTACGGGCTTTCCACAGAACGTTCTGAAAATCCGGGTGGTTTTGAGCTCAAACAAAACTATCCGAATCCGTTTAACCCTGGTACAACTATAGAATTTACAACCCATCAAACTATGGATGTCCGACTGGAAGTTTTTGATGCTTTGGGAAGGCAAATTGCAGTACTGGTTGACCAGCGCCTTAAGGAAGGGATTCACCAGGCATACTTTAATGCATCAGGGCTGTCGAGCGGGTTGTATTTATACCGATTGGAATCAAATGGCGGCCAGCACGTGCGAAGGATGACATTGATTAAGTGAATTGCACATGCAACTGTTAGTGTATATCCTATGCCTGCTATTCATTTAAAAACTTCAGCAATTCAGAATGAAATTCTTCAGGGGCTTCCAGGTGCGGATTGTGGCCTATATTTTCCAGGAGCCTGAGCCGGCAGTCAGGAATAGCATTACATGTAGTTTGCGCGTGTTCAGGGAAATCAGTCCCGTCTTTTTCACCGGAGAGAATTAATGCAGGCACTTCGATATGCGGAAACTCATACACTACCGGCTGGGAATATACCATCTGCCGGTTGATTGCCCTTACTTTTGCCAGGCGCGGCCATTCGGGGCTAAGCTGCCATCCATAATGAATGCGGATATATTTTTCATATTCCTGATCCCAATTCACATAGTAATTTTCCTGTTGTTGCCTGATGTCCTCATACGTCCGATTCATTTCTCCTCTGTATAATTCTTCAGTGCTTTCCCATTCCCTGAGTTTTCTGAAATCCTGTTTACCGATCATATTCACGAGAACCAGTTGCTCGGTAAAATTTGGGTAGGAGAATGCGAAACGTGTGGCAAGCATCCCGCCCATAGAATGGCCAATGATTACGGCATGATCTACGCCGATTTCATTTAAAAGCGTATATGTGTTCGCCGCTTTTTTTTGAAAACTGTATGGAATAATCGGTTTTGATGAACGCCCAAACCCAATTTGATCGGGCACTACCACGCGAAAGCCTGCATCAGATAACACTGCAATCGTCTCATCCCAGTATTCCCCAAAAAAATTGAGGCCGTGAAGTAAAACCACGGTTCTGCCGTTCTCTTCGCCTGTTGGCGCCACATCCATATACGCCATCCTGACATCTTCTCCAAGAATGGAAAATTCGAAATATTCAACGGGATGGGGGTATGGAATATCCTCAAGTGATATGCTTACCGGGCCCCATTCATCAGGCGGTGAGCTCGTATCCTGCGCAAAATGCTTTTCCGGCAAGAAAAAAATGAAGACTGCTAACAGCGTCAAACCGACTGTGAATTTATACCAATAATTTAAAGACTGGATCATAATTCGTACTGTTTGCTTATCAGTTTATTAATTTAATAACCTCCGGTGTTGCATCCTGAACCTTGAACCTTGCATCCTGCCCCTTGTCAATACCCCGCAGCCTGTCCATCAAACCGGGATTCACTTGCCCCGTAATAGACGCCTTTTTCGTGGTCATACATAATTCCCTGGTAGCGGCCAAAGAAGCTTTCTCCAATGCGCACAGTGTGGCCGCGCCGGCGCAGTTCACGTACCACATCGTAATCGATTCCCGACTCGACATTCAGAGTTCCGCCATCGTCCAGTGAAGCATCTCCAACTTCTGTCGGTTCAGTGGAGCCGTTATGCATCCATCGAAACGCATCCCCTGCTTCTTGTATATTCATCCCAAAATCGATCACATTGGTGATGATACTTACATGACCAACCGGCTGATAGGCTCCGCCCATATTCCCGAAGCTGAACCACGGCCGCCCATCTTTCATCGCAAAACCCGGAATAATGGTGTGAAATGGCCGTTTGCCCGGCTCATAGACGTTTGGGTGATTCGGATCAAGCGAAAAGAGCTCACCCCGGTTCTGAAAACTGAATCCTGTTCCCGGCACGACAAACCCGGTACCCATGCCCCGGAAATTACTCTGAATCAGCGAAACCATATTTCCCCTGTTGTCGGCTGTAGTTAGGTAGATGGTATCCCCGTCCTCCATCACATCCACGCCGGTGGTCACATCATTCATCGCCCGATCTCCGATGAGTTCCCTCCGATCTTCTGCATACACTTTTGAGAGCAGGTGATCCGTGGGCTGATCATAAAAGTCGGAATCTGCGTAATGTTTTGCGCGATCTTCATACGCCAGTTTTTTGGCTTCAGTCATCAGGTGCAGGACCTCGGCAGAACCAAACCCTTTTTCTGAAAGATCATATCCCTCCAGAATATTGAGCATCTGCAATACGGCCGTGCCCTGGTTATTGCCGCCAATCTGGTAGATATCGTACCCGCGGTAGTTCACTGTAACCGGGTCTACCCACTCGGATGTGTGCTGCTCAAAATCTTCGAAACGGAGATAGCCTTCGTTTTCAATCATCCACTCATCAATTTTCTCCGCAATCTCACCCCTGTAAAACGCATCGCGCCCCTGTTCGGCGAGAAGGCGAAACGTATTTCCAAGATCGGGATTTCTGAACATTTCTCCTTTTTCCGGTCCGCGCCCATCTATCGTAAATGTCTCTTCAAACGCGCCCGGCTGTTCGCTCAAAAAACCGGCAGAGCGCTGCCAGTACATTGAAATGGCTTCACTGACCGGGAACCCCTCTTCGGCATAATAGATCGGCTCGGCGAGAATTGTACTCATAGGGACCGAACCAAACCTGTCGTGCATCTCAAACCATCCGTCTACCGCACCGGGCACCGACACCGAAAGCAAATCATAGGCCGGGATGCTTTCCTCACCTTTATCATCCAGGATCTCCATCAGTTCATCATACGAAAGGTTCCGGGGTGATCGTCCGCTCGCGTTGATTGCATAAAGCTGTTCACTTTCAGCATGCCAGATGATGGCAAATAGATCTCCGCCAATTCCGTTGCCTGTAGGCTCCATCAAACCAATCGCTGCATTTGCCGCGATCGCTGCATCTATCGCGTTACCACCCTGACGAAGTATATCAAGCCCAACTTGTGTAGCCAGCGGCTGGCTTGTCGCTACCATTCCACGATGCCCAATCACTTCGGAACGGGTTGCAAACGATTCGCCAGCTTCACGGTCGATTTGTGCGTGGAGGATGTCAGTAAAAACAAGAAGTGAAATGAGAGCAAACAGCGGGAGTATTAGACGTGATTTCATAGTTCAAAAATAGTGAAGTTGAAATTGAGCGTGGCAGAGGATGATACAGATTAATGTAAAGCAAAAGGATAAATAGAGAAAATCTATTCCGCATGTTAGTCCAGACAAGACAGATGGTTTTGGTGAAGTGATCTCATGACCTGCCAGAGTGCTGAACGGAGTGAAGCTCCTGGTAGAGTCAGGAAGGAGTGTTGTACGGTTTTGAACCGATGAACTGACGAACAGAAGAACAGAGAAATGATAAAGTTGAGACTGAGCTTACCTATAATCTATTTGTCCCATCGATCTTTCCAGTATCTTGGGTTTCTTCGCAGATGCATTACCGCAACAATATAGATATGGGCCGATTCCGGGTCATAATGATAGAGTAAACCAAAGGGAAATCGCTGTACTAAAATTCTGCGAATGGCTCCGCTCACTTTTGTCCACGAACGGGATTTTCCTTTACCCTTTGAACCGTTTTATAAACTTCCACAGAAAATTCAAAACCAAGCTCTCTCTGTTGATCTTCAAAATAATCGATAGCCTTTGTTAATTCGTTTTCAGCTTCAGGATGAAAACTGTAGTTCATTCAGAAAAGCGTTTTTGAATTCTTTCAAATACATCATCTCCTGGAATGGGTGAGGTTTTTCCCGATTTTAAATCAAGAAGGCGATTTTCTGCCACTTCTATCCACTGATCTTCAATCTCCTGATCCACCGGGTTTAACGTTTTTAAAACGGAATCGGCAACCCGGATTCTTTCGTCTACTGGTAGTGATTCTATCTCTTTAATTAGTCTGTTCGTGGTTCGATCACTCATGGCAGCATAAAAATTGAAATTGATTAGAAGTTATCTCAAATAACGACTATATCTGTGAATTATTCAAAATCTGTTGATTCTGTTAATTGCTCATCATAATAATTTACGTTATATCTGCTGAACGGTACCCTGCAGATTGACGGTTAAAGAACTGCCATTTACTTACTATCTTTCTTATTCACTTTTAAGCTGTAAACATTTTAAAGATCGTTTTTTCATGATCCAGGAATATTTAAACTCTGTTGATAAATTTATCATTATCGGGGATCGGGTCCTCATCAAACCGCGTGATATGGAAACGCACACCAAAAGCGGACTGGTGCTGCCTGCCACGGTGAAAGAGAAAGAGGAAATTCAGAGCGGTTATATTATTAAAACCGGGCCCGGCTACCCGATTCCATCGCAGGATATCGAAGAGCCATGGAAAGATTCATCCAGCGACACAAAATATATGGGGATGCAGGCTGAAGAGGGCGATCTTGCCATTTTCCTGAAAAGCCGCGCTCATGAAATCGAATTTGAAAACGAGAAGTTTCTGATTATTCCCCACGCCGCGATTTTATTGCTGATACGGGATGATCATCAGTTGGAATGATGTAGCACGTCATCGCGAAATACAGTCATCCCGGGCTTGACCCGGGATCTCCCATTTTCGCTCCAGCCTGGGATTTGAACATTGGCAAAACACATAGTTTTGCATGAACGGGAGATACCGTCCCGATGCTTCGGGACGGTATGACCCCTCAACGAGCTTTTACACTTATCAAACAAACCCCAATCACCATGAACCGATCCTCTTTCCTCAAACATCTCGCACTGCTTTCTGCAGGTACTGCACTTCTGCCACGGCTGAAGGTTTTTCAAAACTCTCCATTTACTGAAATAAGAAACGGAATCGGCACATTTAGCATGCGGGGCGGCACGATTGGCTGGATGGCACGTCCCGGTTTTACAGTTGTAGTGGATTCGCAATACAGTGATACAGCCTCCGATTTTCTTGAAGGAATTTCGCGGTTTGATAGCGGCCCTGAAACCGTTCTGATTAATTCGCACCATCACGGGGACCATACTTCCGGAAATGGTACATTTCGCGAAGCGGGATACCGAATTTTTGCTCATGAGCAGGTTCCGGTCCTGCAGCGCCGCGGTGCCGATAATCCTGATGAAGTTGTAGCCGCCGATGAAACCTACAGCGAAAACCTGGAGCTGGATGCCGGCAACGAAACCGTTCTCCTGAAGTATTACGGGAATGCACACACTGGCGGCGACTCGGTCACCTGGTTCGAAAATTCCAACATCGCGCATATGGGCGACCTGGTGTTTAATCGTCTCTATCCATTTATCGACCGCGACGGCGGTGCTTCGATCGAGGGGTGGATCAATCTCCTGGAGCGTGTAAGTGATGAAGCAGATTCCGACACGATATTTATCTTTGGACACGGAAACCCGGAATTCGGTATCACGGGCAGTTCTGCTGATCTGCTTCACATGCGCGATTTCCTCTCCAAAGTTCTTGAACACACACAGCAGGGCATTTCAGCCGGACGCAGCCGCGAAGAGATTACGCAGATTGAGTCGTTTGATGAATTTCCAGATTACATCAGTCCAAGCGATTTTCTTTCACTCCCCCGCAATTTAAATGTTGCCTATCGTGAACTCACCGAATAAAACTGACGCCAGAAAACCAAAAGGTACTGAATGCTCCGTCAATCGCCGCTGCCTCTATTGCGGTCAGATAGCCGGAATGGTGTGGGTTCACGGCCACGGTCAGTGCGCATCGTGCGGCGTGAATGTGGATGAGTGCTGCCGGGGGGAGAACCAGATACAAGATAAAAGGTGACAGATGTTAGGTAGTTCGAGCATAATTTCACTTCGTTTAACAGCAGAAGTTTGATTACATTTTTATCCTGATTTCTAACCACCGTTTTCGAAGCCGGATTTTCCTATTGAATGAATGATATGCATCAAAACAGATCTCTCCCCTTCCTTTTTGCTCTTTTAATTTCACTGTCAGCCTTTCCCGCTTTTGCGCAGCAGATCAGCTACGATCATGTGGATTCCAAAGATGTGCACGCCATTTTTATGGATTACGATGAAACCACCGGCGGATGTGTAATTGGTATTGCGGATCATGGTGAGCTGATTTTTTCAAATGGCTACGGAATGGCCAACCTTGAGTATGGAATTCCACTCGAATCCGATTCGAGACTGATGATCGCATCAATATCAAAACAATTTGCCGCAGCTGCAATGCTCATGATGGAGCAGGAAGGAGTGCTCGATCTGGATGAAAACCTTCAAACCTACATCCCCGAAATTCCCGATTTTGACGAGCCGATCACCGCCCGCCAGCTGATCCATCACACTTCCGGCCTGCGCGATCTTTTCTCACTGCTGCACCTGAAAGATCTCGGACTCGATCCCACCACAACCACCGAAGACGCTCTTGAGCTGATCAGAAATCAGCAGCGGCTGAATTTTCGTCCGAATACAAATCACGTCTACAGCAACAGCGGTTACGTACTGATGTCAGTTCTGACTGAAAACCTCACGGGGATGACGCTCAGAGAGTATACAGACAAACATTTTTTCAAGCCCCTGGGGATGAACGCCACTCACTTTCATGATGACCTGGAGATGATCGTGCCTAAGCGGACCGACAGTTATCGGCCGACGGATAATGGGCCCGGACGTTTTTATCGTGACAATATCGACAGAGTGGGTGCGCGCGGCCTGTTTACCACTATTGAGGATTTTGCGCTTTGGGATGCCAACTTCATCGATAATCGCACAAACCTGGATCAGTTCACCGAACGAATGACCGAAAAAGGAGTGCACAATAACGGAAGATCGCACAGTTACGCCGCCGGGCTGAGAATCGGCACGTATCGCGGTCTTGAAACCGTTGGTCATGGCGGAAACTATATGGGGTTTCGATCCAGCTACATGCGATTCCCTGAGTATGAACTGGGAATCATGGTTTTTTGCAACATGAGTGATATAAACCCTGCAGCGCATGCGCGTCAGCTTGCTGATCTCTACCTGATGGAGTTTTTCGAGGAAACATTCAGCGAGTTTGCCGGCCGATACCGAAACGAGGGATTTGCCCGTGAATATGATCTGCTGATTGAAGATGGTGATCTCTACCTGAAGAAATCATCCCGCGATAAAGAGCGCCTGATCTGGCAAAACGGCGACCTTTTCAGCGCCGGCGGTTGGACACTCGAATTCACACGTGAAGATGAATCCATCACCGGGTTCACCGTTGAAACTTCCCGTACCGGTAAAATCACTTTTAACAGGCTGTAAGTCCATCAAAAGCTGTATCTCTATCTTAAACAGACCGAATCCAATGAACCGAACCATTTTTATCACACTTCTGATTCTCATCTCCGCTTTTTTCTGGACAGCAAACATGAACGCTGCCAGCAACGACAATCCGGAAACAGTTCAGGGTGTATCCACCGAAAAAATTGAAGAGATTTTTGCGATCTATGAAAGCTCAGATGCGCCGGGATGCGCCGTTTCGGTTTACAGTGAAGGAAACGAAATCTACAAAAATACGTTCGGCCTCTCCAATCTCGATTATGGAATTGCGCTTAGTGACTCCTCTGCGTTTTACATGGCTTCGGTATCCAAGCAAGTGACTGCAGCAGCGGCAGGCCTGCTTGTGATCCGCGGTGAACTTGATGACACTGCCCCGGTCTCCGATTATATTGAAGAGTGGCCGGATTACGCCTCCGATGTTCAGGTTCACCATCTATTCAGTCACACTTCCGGTCTGCCCGATATCTACGGTTTGATGGAGATTGCCGGTGTGCCGGTCAACAATCCGATGGATATTGAAGATTATATGGAGCTGATCCGCCATGGGGAGTCACTGAAATTTTCGCCGGGAACTGACTACGCCTATACCAACAGCGGATACACAACTCTGGCTCACCTTGTGGAGATAATCTCTGAAAAACCGTTTTTTCAGTTTGTTGAAGATGAGTTTTTTAAACCATTAGGTATGAGTTCGACTCATTTTCACAGTGACCGCCTCAGGGTGATTCCCAACCGGGTAATCAGCTATCGCCCCGGAGAAGAGCAGTTTCGGCGCACCTATCTCGGGATGTTCCAGGGCGTGGGTCCGGGCGGGCTCTATTCCACATTGAATGATTGGGCAAAGTGGGAAGCATTCTGGTACGGCAGTCTTGATTGGGATGGCGGAATTACGGTTGAAGAGGCTTCGGAATTGAAATCTTTGATGGTCACTCCTGCAATTGCGGATGGCGAAGAGCTTGACTATGGCTGGGGCCTCCACATCGAAAAGAGAAAAGGACAGCTCATGATCGGGCACGGCGGTTCTTTTATGGGTTTCCGTACCGACTACCGTCGTTATCCGGATCATGGATATTCGTTCTTAACCCTTTGCAACCGCGGCGATGCCGAACCGCGCGATTTCAACGACCGGCTCGCAGATCTTTTTCTGCAAGATGATTTTGAGGCCTACCTGGCTCCTTATGGCGGAACCTACCGAAATGATGAGCTGCCCATTGAGTATGAACTTACTGTGGAAGAAGGGAATCTAAATCTGATCAGAAGAAACTCACCCAACGGAGCGATGACGGAAGACGCAGAAGATATCTGGCGCGCCGGTTCATGGGATTTTGTATTCGAACGCAGCGATGAAGGGCAAATAACGGGGTTTGTCGTATCAACCGGGCGTGCCCGTGATGTGGAGTTCACAAAAATCAATGGGGATCAGTTATAGAAATTCTTCTCCGGTGTTTATCGATGCTCTGTGCGACATCCTTGTGGAATGATATACTCATCACTCAATCAGCAGATAGGAAACCGAACGGCCCGGCACCCGAAGCTTGATTCCGCCATCTGTTTCTGCTGAAAACGCCTCCATCTCTTCATAATTCAGGGGACCACCGGATGCGTATTCCGGCCCGATATTATTTATTTCGACCTGACGCGAAAAATCGCCGCCCTCACCTCCTGTGATTGTATACCAGTAGTATCGCTCACCCGGGTCGGCATCAATCAGGTCGACTTCCAC
The window above is part of the Rhodohalobacter sp. SW132 genome. Proteins encoded here:
- a CDS encoding thioredoxin fold domain-containing protein, which codes for MKRSLVITVFIASFLGVFLYFAFSQITPEEIENAPDWLTIEEAMEKAQDDGRLIVIDIFEVGCQFCRAMNRDVYPAPSTRAVIDRDFHPVKINGNSDDMITFMGEEMTESQFANSLGLTAFPFTVILDAEGNVIDRRRGYLGVSEITRFMRNAREKVAEG
- a CDS encoding CotH kinase family protein → MFPVFVSGQSLTPNFSHEPGFYSSEIILHIEADHPDAMIYYTTDGSVPTLLSQPYNEPLLLGQRDGDPNVISVIPTNNLASGHHYRENWQSPDGEVFKIHALRAKAFLPNGDSGSVSTASYIIDPDGLDRFSMPVFSIITDPDHLFSENEGIYVPGNTGGNYYERGRDWEREIHLEFFENDGSRVIAQEAGVRIHGGSSRNRPRKSLRFYARSDYGTSWFNHQLLPDKPVMRYKRFLLRNSGNDWSESLFRDAYLQRLIQGNTDVDLQHSRPAILFINGEYWGIHNIRDRYDSRYLQANYGLDNDRVIIMENDSEFDDGNEDGIESYHELYNYVTDNSMSVDANFEHASLLMDMENFIDYQILQIYVRNTDWPGNNVRFWRYLDGTPDNNQSPAEDGRWRWMIFDLDFGFGLDFDYVEDRGALYGGNDPQHNTLDFALESSRLAWPNPGWSTALFRNLMENDEFKNKFITRFTDLLNSSLKSERAESLLNTMKSTYLVEIDEHISRWREPTRDHWENDIETMRNFAKERENAVRSILDDKFSLGESNQITLSVNHPGMGTVKVNSLRIEHDLHGTTDELFPWSGSYFSNQLIRLIAIPEAGYSFYGWQGDLSSAADTVEIILSSAMELTAHFTEGEPFDGDEMNPSPYRITNQAYIFDHWSEDEPEGSFPPHMVFQQSSVDDPGLDEEMTAPYFIPFADENDNDYHADDQDKFGFPYKLTGRTRINGLGNDGISMINTGRGRDLGAIVLALDTREIENSSSIIHQIEWEAQTLEANSRVYHVRPQYRIGLSGEWTNFYENGEPVEYERNENTSETSYFQHNFPNEITGQPYVQVRWKYYYTGTRLSEESGQRDKIRLNNISTMAYGLSTERSENPGGFELKQNYPNPFNPGTTIEFTTHQTMDVRLEVFDALGRQIAVLVDQRLKEGIHQAYFNASGLSSGLYLYRLESNGGQHVRRMTLIK
- a CDS encoding alpha/beta fold hydrolase, whose translation is MIQSLNYWYKFTVGLTLLAVFIFFLPEKHFAQDTSSPPDEWGPVSISLEDIPYPHPVEYFEFSILGEDVRMAYMDVAPTGEENGRTVVLLHGLNFFGEYWDETIAVLSDAGFRVVVPDQIGFGRSSKPIIPYSFQKKAANTYTLLNEIGVDHAVIIGHSMGGMLATRFAFSYPNFTEQLVLVNMIGKQDFRKLREWESTEELYRGEMNRTYEDIRQQQENYYVNWDQEYEKYIRIHYGWQLSPEWPRLAKVRAINRQMVYSQPVVYEFPHIEVPALILSGEKDGTDFPEHAQTTCNAIPDCRLRLLENIGHNPHLEAPEEFHSELLKFLNE
- the ggt gene encoding gamma-glutamyltransferase — protein: MKSRLILPLFALISLLVFTDILHAQIDREAGESFATRSEVIGHRGMVATSQPLATQVGLDILRQGGNAIDAAIAANAAIGLMEPTGNGIGGDLFAIIWHAESEQLYAINASGRSPRNLSYDELMEILDDKGEESIPAYDLLSVSVPGAVDGWFEMHDRFGSVPMSTILAEPIYYAEEGFPVSEAISMYWQRSAGFLSEQPGAFEETFTIDGRGPEKGEMFRNPDLGNTFRLLAEQGRDAFYRGEIAEKIDEWMIENEGYLRFEDFEQHTSEWVDPVTVNYRGYDIYQIGGNNQGTAVLQMLNILEGYDLSEKGFGSAEVLHLMTEAKKLAYEDRAKHYADSDFYDQPTDHLLSKVYAEDRRELIGDRAMNDVTTGVDVMEDGDTIYLTTADNRGNMVSLIQSNFRGMGTGFVVPGTGFSFQNRGELFSLDPNHPNVYEPGKRPFHTIIPGFAMKDGRPWFSFGNMGGAYQPVGHVSIITNVIDFGMNIQEAGDAFRWMHNGSTEPTEVGDASLDDGGTLNVESGIDYDVVRELRRRGHTVRIGESFFGRYQGIMYDHEKGVYYGASESRFDGQAAGY
- a CDS encoding addiction module protein, with translation MSDRTTNRLIKEIESLPVDERIRVADSVLKTLNPVDQEIEDQWIEVAENRLLDLKSGKTSPIPGDDVFERIQKRFSE
- a CDS encoding co-chaperone GroES family protein, whose protein sequence is MIQEYLNSVDKFIIIGDRVLIKPRDMETHTKSGLVLPATVKEKEEIQSGYIIKTGPGYPIPSQDIEEPWKDSSSDTKYMGMQAEEGDLAIFLKSRAHEIEFENEKFLIIPHAAILLLIRDDHQLE
- a CDS encoding MBL fold metallo-hydrolase, with the translated sequence MNRSSFLKHLALLSAGTALLPRLKVFQNSPFTEIRNGIGTFSMRGGTIGWMARPGFTVVVDSQYSDTASDFLEGISRFDSGPETVLINSHHHGDHTSGNGTFREAGYRIFAHEQVPVLQRRGADNPDEVVAADETYSENLELDAGNETVLLKYYGNAHTGGDSVTWFENSNIAHMGDLVFNRLYPFIDRDGGASIEGWINLLERVSDEADSDTIFIFGHGNPEFGITGSSADLLHMRDFLSKVLEHTQQGISAGRSREEITQIESFDEFPDYISPSDFLSLPRNLNVAYRELTE
- a CDS encoding serine hydrolase is translated as MNDMHQNRSLPFLFALLISLSAFPAFAQQISYDHVDSKDVHAIFMDYDETTGGCVIGIADHGELIFSNGYGMANLEYGIPLESDSRLMIASISKQFAAAAMLMMEQEGVLDLDENLQTYIPEIPDFDEPITARQLIHHTSGLRDLFSLLHLKDLGLDPTTTTEDALELIRNQQRLNFRPNTNHVYSNSGYVLMSVLTENLTGMTLREYTDKHFFKPLGMNATHFHDDLEMIVPKRTDSYRPTDNGPGRFYRDNIDRVGARGLFTTIEDFALWDANFIDNRTNLDQFTERMTEKGVHNNGRSHSYAAGLRIGTYRGLETVGHGGNYMGFRSSYMRFPEYELGIMVFCNMSDINPAAHARQLADLYLMEFFEETFSEFAGRYRNEGFAREYDLLIEDGDLYLKKSSRDKERLIWQNGDLFSAGGWTLEFTREDESITGFTVETSRTGKITFNRL